One genomic region from Campylobacter sp. RM5004 encodes:
- the murF gene encoding UDP-N-acetylmuramoyl-tripeptide--D-alanyl-D-alanine ligase, whose protein sequence is MIYIVSAIFSFLMLYYLALVLQLNSYKFKRVIFNFAKKRWHFYYLIAPFLLYVITCDINHYLALALMIVYLIALVLLAKNIDKPLVFTARIKRLFAFNLLGVLIFSPLHFYYKLDPHTLDILAFAFICSYICEYFVNKGFYNKAYEKITKLNNCKVVLITASYGKTSIKHFLAQITQNHFKIHYAKGSINTTLGLIKDINENLKPDTELLIIEAGARKQGDILEITKLVRPHYVIIGQIGTAHLEYFKNIENTRATKKEALQSERFELAITHSSVNETSSYDEGLSDINASLDGLSFKYKGEDYFANLLGSFNASNLAACISLAKALGLNYEQIKEEVKNIKPTAHRLEIISKEPKFIIDDGFNGNYDGMSDSYKIIKDYKAGKRVLVSPGIIEASDELNIKLCEVINECFDLAIITSESNALIYDENLKIDKIILKDKAELIDTLANNTKEKDLIIFSNDAPNYI, encoded by the coding sequence ATGATTTATATTGTTTCAGCGATTTTTTCGTTTTTAATGCTTTATTATTTAGCTTTGGTTTTACAGCTAAATAGTTATAAATTTAAAAGAGTTATTTTTAATTTTGCCAAAAAGCGTTGGCATTTTTATTATCTAATAGCTCCTTTTTTACTCTATGTAATCACTTGTGATATTAATCATTATTTAGCGTTAGCTTTGATGATTGTTTATTTAATAGCACTTGTTTTACTAGCTAAAAATATTGATAAGCCTTTGGTATTTACTGCTAGAATTAAAAGGCTTTTTGCATTTAATTTATTAGGTGTTTTGATTTTTAGTCCACTTCATTTTTATTATAAGCTTGACCCACATACGCTTGATATTTTAGCTTTTGCGTTTATTTGCTCTTATATATGCGAATATTTTGTAAATAAGGGCTTTTATAACAAAGCTTACGAAAAGATTACAAAATTAAATAATTGCAAAGTAGTCTTAATAACTGCTAGTTATGGAAAAACCAGCATAAAGCATTTTTTAGCTCAAATTACACAAAATCATTTTAAAATCCATTATGCAAAAGGTAGCATTAACACTACTTTAGGGCTTATAAAAGATATTAATGAAAATCTTAAGCCTGATACGGAGTTATTAATCATTGAAGCAGGTGCTAGAAAGCAAGGCGATATATTAGAAATCACTAAATTAGTTCGCCCTCATTATGTAATAATAGGACAAATCGGCACAGCGCATTTAGAATATTTTAAAAATATAGAAAACACAAGAGCTACAAAAAAAGAAGCCTTACAAAGCGAAAGGTTTGAGTTAGCAATTACTCATAGTAGTGTAAATGAAACTTCTTCTTATGATGAAGGATTAAGCGATATTAATGCAAGCCTTGATGGGCTTAGTTTTAAATATAAAGGCGAAGATTATTTTGCTAATTTATTAGGTAGTTTTAATGCTAGTAATTTAGCAGCTTGTATTAGTTTAGCTAAAGCTTTAGGCTTAAATTATGAGCAGATTAAAGAAGAGGTAAAAAATATAAAGCCAACAGCTCATAGACTAGAAATTATCTCAAAAGAGCCAAAATTTATAATTGACGATGGTTTTAATGGAAACTATGATGGAATGAGTGATAGCTATAAAATAATAAAAGATTATAAAGCTGGAAAAAGAGTTTTGGTAAGTCCAGGAATTATTGAAGCAAGTGATGAGCTTAATATAAAGCTTTGCGAAGTAATTAATGAATGTTTTGATTTAGCGATAATTACAAGCGAAAGCAATGCTTTAATTTATGATGAAAATCTAAAGATTGATAAAATAATCTTAAAAGATAAAGCAGAGTTAATAGATACTTTAGCAAACAATACTAAAGAAAAAGATTTAATAATCTTTTCAAACGATGCACCAAATTATATTTGA
- a CDS encoding oligopeptide:H+ symporter, whose translation MLENKSKVLLPICYIEALERFAFLGFLGIFVFYLMDVFSFSKGEASAISASLGAAIYAFGMFGAYLSDFCLGAKRCVLYGIVFIALGYLVLSFDFLILALIFILLGSVLIKSNITSLLSKTYPNDSEYVFSIFYIFVNIGCFLGQMSAGLLIIHSYKLAFLTAFLSVFCAILVFIFNAKNISNEPIKYDFFKNNIKMILFFIAFVVFLSFFDLLAISKIISIVSVLLLIFFYFFIYKKVENKGEFKKFAFYLLAAVFFYMLIFQGFNTLNILIKNKVQFYVNDYLVPASWYLAFMFLVSIVTSTILSKISKNNNINEALIIAISLFVAASSFIFLGQLSKNDSINPAFILFAYLMLGVSQTCVGIFGLSVVSKVSSTEFKTSTMGIWFLCSAAAQGIEGIIVKYIDFISYEVYLSIQGFFVLFLSLIIFVLHKYLKI comes from the coding sequence ATGTTAGAAAATAAATCAAAAGTATTATTACCTATATGTTATATAGAAGCCTTAGAAAGATTTGCCTTTTTAGGCTTTTTAGGAATCTTCGTATTTTACTTAATGGATGTTTTTTCTTTTAGCAAAGGTGAGGCTAGTGCTATTAGTGCTAGTTTGGGTGCTGCTATTTATGCTTTTGGAATGTTTGGAGCGTATTTAAGCGATTTTTGTTTAGGTGCTAAAAGATGTGTTTTATATGGAATTGTTTTCATTGCTTTAGGTTATTTGGTTTTAAGTTTTGATTTTTTAATTTTAGCTTTGATTTTTATTCTTCTTGGCAGTGTTTTGATTAAATCAAATATAACGAGCTTATTATCAAAAACATATCCAAATGATAGCGAATATGTATTTAGTATTTTCTATATCTTTGTAAATATCGGCTGTTTTTTAGGGCAAATGAGTGCAGGTTTGCTTATAATTCATTCTTATAAATTGGCTTTTTTAACAGCATTTTTAAGTGTATTTTGTGCTATTTTAGTCTTTATCTTCAATGCAAAAAATATATCAAATGAGCCTATAAAATATGACTTTTTTAAAAATAATATAAAAATGATTTTATTTTTTATAGCTTTTGTGGTGTTTTTAAGCTTTTTTGATCTTTTAGCAATTAGTAAAATAATAAGCATTGTTTCGGTTTTGCTCTTGATATTTTTTTATTTTTTTATTTATAAAAAAGTTGAAAATAAAGGTGAGTTTAAAAAATTTGCATTCTACTTATTAGCAGCTGTGTTTTTTTATATGCTTATTTTTCAAGGTTTTAATACTTTAAATATATTGATTAAAAATAAAGTTCAGTTTTATGTGAATGATTATTTAGTTCCTGCTAGTTGGTATTTAGCGTTTATGTTTTTAGTAAGTATTGTAACAAGCACGATTTTAAGTAAAATTAGTAAAAATAATAATATAAATGAAGCTTTAATTATCGCAATATCTTTATTTGTAGCTGCAAGTTCTTTTATTTTTCTTGGTCAATTAAGTAAAAACGATAGTATAAATCCAGCCTTTATTTTATTTGCTTATTTAATGTTAGGCGTTTCTCAAACTTGTGTTGGGATTTTTGGTCTTAGTGTTGTTTCAAAAGTATCTTCAACCGAGTTTAAAACTAGCACTATGGGAATTTGGTTTTTATGTTCTGCTGCTGCTCAAGGAATTGAAGGTATAATTGTAAAATATATTGATTTTATTAGCTATGAAGTTTATCTTAGCATACAAGGTTTTTTTGTATTATTTTTATCATTAATTATTTTTGTTTTACATAAATATTTAAAAATCTAG